Proteins from a single region of Hordeum vulgare subsp. vulgare chromosome 6H, MorexV3_pseudomolecules_assembly, whole genome shotgun sequence:
- the LOC123402625 gene encoding photosynthetic NDH subunit of lumenal location 2, chloroplastic: protein MATLVKHLILCSSTTTSSSATPSPSNRRPPSSPDGADKRAHLTQSSTRRLAVAASTAMVATAALSARRPAAPPPAMAAEAAAVRLPVPPGTVPRWGTRSYVRERFFEPGLTTEEAAARIRQTAEGMRTLRPMLETMSWKYVLFYVRLKSKYLDLDLTTAMAGVPEPRRPEYVLVANELVDNMTEFDRFVRTPKVYESYLYYEKTLKSLDDVAEFLG, encoded by the exons ATGGCCACCCTTGTCAAGCACCTCATCCTGTGCTCCAGCACTACCACATCGTCCTCTGCTACTCCGTCCCCGTCGAACCGTCGCCCGCCGTCATCGCCCGACGGTGCCGACAAGCGAGCCCACCTGACGCAGTCCTCCACGCGCCGGCTCGCAGTCGCCGCGTCAACGGCAATGGTCGCAACGGCCGCACTTTCCGCCCGGCGACCCGCCGCGCCGCCCCCAGccatggcggcggaggcggcCGCTGTGCGGCTACCGGTGCCCCCGGGAACAGTGCCGAGGTGGGGCACGAGGTCGTACGTCAGAGAGAGGTTCTTCGAGCCCGGGCTGACCACGGAGGAGGCCGCGGCGCGCATCCGTCAAACGGCGGAGGGGATGCGGACGCTTCGGCCAATGCTGGAGACCATGTCGTGGAAGTACGTACTGTTCTACGTGCGGCTCAAGTCCAAGTACCTCGACCTCGACCTCACCACCGCCATGGCCGGTGTCCCCGAGCCGCGCCGCCCCGAGTACGTCCTCGTCGCTAACGAGCTCGTCGACAATATGACCGAG TTCGACCGGTTTGTGCGGACTCCCAAGGTGTACGAGTCGTACCTCTACTATGAGAAGACCCTGAAGTCGCTGGATGACGTGGCAGAGTTCCTTGGATGA